Proteins encoded by one window of Branchiostoma floridae strain S238N-H82 chromosome 6, Bfl_VNyyK, whole genome shotgun sequence:
- the LOC118417394 gene encoding muscarinic acetylcholine receptor gar-3-like, producing MAMFPTNSSASNGTFPPALTRVPSFVTRTDPFVTRSHPFVTRTDPFVTRTDPAVTRLCLNVGQAQLERLVDELVAESKAHVTALLVLVCLLGTVGNLLVVLVSARRRKQSSATVCLTSLAAVDLLICGVFVPHKIYQIFHTTYTGAAWCKVNPYFMTAGLLGSTFLLDVIAVDRYRAVCRPLRYCTTKKRWTVAGCAGTVLLGAALSVPNLIGPAVLAGVPVGPACQTISICLLQEGVVQRQAFFVATAAIFFASVLMMVVLYAQVFLRVRASGRSIPGRSTIWTASAASVRPQQSDSTPRDSTPCDSTPRDSTPCDSTPCDSTPRESTPHDSTQCDSTSRDSKPRDSTPRDSTPCDSTPCDSTPRDSTPRDSTPRDRTLGDSTPRDSSPRDSTTDEKPNTQAPPRELTNNAVSQRKSDSTETSQRNSDSTLTPQPKTTSTLMPPLGSTKPLTPQRKSNNALTLPQMSDSPMVQRRSGIAMTSQFNNTLMPPISCTALAYQRNSFSIPRLVPPDRKDTPSAFLTTQHQFRVAKLLMLVTMVFMLSWLPYWSLTFYMWTNPTWLRDQHYVTKKVVDFFQHFYLVNHALNPIIYAFVQRDFRRGLADMLKVRVGVSGNRNKRSS from the exons ATGGCGATGTTTCCGACAAACTCCTCCGCTTCAAACGGGACCTTCCCCCCGGCCCTGACGCGTGTCCCTTCGTTCGTGACGCGTACCGACCCCTTCGTGACGCGTTCCCACCCCTTCGTGACGCGTACCGACCCCTTCGTGACACGTACCGACCCCGCCGTGACGCGTCTCTGTCTGAACGTCGGGCAGGCCCAGCTGGAGCGGCTGGTGGACGAGCTGGTGGCGGAGTCCAAGGCGCACGTCACCGCCCTGCTGGTGCTGGTCTGCCTGCTGGGGACCGTCG GTAACCTGCTGGTAGTCCTGGTGAGCGCCCGACGGAGGAAACAGTCGTCTGCCACCGTCTGCCTGACCAGCCTGGCCGCCGTGGACCTGCTCATCTGCGGGGTCTTCGTGCCGCACAAGATCTACCAGATCTTCCACACCACCTACACGGGGGCGGCCTGGTGTAAG GTGAACCCGTACTTCATGACGGCGGGCCTGCTCGGCTCCACCTTCCTGCTGGACGTCATCGCCGTGGACAGGTACCGCGCCGTCTGCCGGCCGCTGCGGTACTGCACCACAAA GAAACGGTGGACCGTGGCGGGCTGTGCAGGCACCGTGCTTCTCGGTGCCGCCCTCTCGGTACCGAACCTCATCGGCCCCGCAGTGCTGGCGGGAGTACCCGTGGGGCCGGCCTGCCAGACCATCAGCATCTGCCTCCTGCAGGAAGGCGTCGTGCAGAGGCAGGCGTTCTTCGTGGCCACGGCCGCCATCTTCTTCGCCTCGGTCCTGATGATGGTGGTGCTGTACGCACAG GTTTTTCTGCGTGTGAGAGCGTCCGGCCGCTCCATCCCGGGCCGGTCCACCATCTGGACAGCCAGTGCCGCCAGCGTCCGGCCACAGCAAAGCGACAGCACGCCTCGCGACAGCACGCCCTGTGACAGCACACCCCGTGACAGCACGCCCTGCGACAGCACGCCCTGCGACAGCACACCTCGCGAAAGCACGCCTCATGACAGCACGCAATGTGACAGCACATCCCGTGACAGCAAGCCCCGTGACAGCACACCCCGTGACAGCACGCCCTGCGACAGCACGCCTTGCGACAGCACGCCTCGCGACAGCACGCCCCGTGATAGCACACCCCGTGACAGAACGTTAGGCGACAGCACGCCCCGTGACAGCTCGCCGCGTGACAGCACAACTGACGAGAAACCCAATACCCAGGCGCCCCCAAGAGAGTTGACCAACAACGCGGTATCACAGCGGAAGTCGGACAGCACAGAGACGTCACAGCGAAATTCTGACAGCACCCTTACACCACAACCAAAGACAACGAGTACTCTGATGCCACCGCTAGGGTCGACCAAACCCCTGACACCACAGCGGAAGTCAAACAATGCCCTGACGCTGCCACAGATGTCGGACAGCCCTATGGTACAGCGGAGGTCGGGCATTGCCATGACGTCACAGTTCAACAATACCTTGATGCCCCCAATAAGCTGCACGGCTCTCGCCTATCAGCGAAATTCGTTCTCCATCCCTCGGCTTGTCCCTCCCGACAGAAAAGACACTCCCAGCGCATTCCTTACTACTCAGCACCAGTTCAGGGTGGCCAAACTGCTGATGCTGGTTACCATGGTGTtcatgttgtcatggttaccgTACTGGTCCCTCACGTTCTACATGTGGACCAACCCAACGTGGCTGCGTGACCAGCATTACGTCACGAAGAAGGTGGTGGATTTCTTCCAGCACTTTTACCTGGTGAACCACGCGCTGAACCCCATCATCTACGCCTTCGTGCAGCGGGACTTCCGGAGGGGGCTGGCGGACATGCTCAAGGTCAGGGTCGGCGTTTCCGGGAACAGAAACAAACGGAGTTCGTGA
- the LOC118417393 gene encoding vasopressin V1b receptor-like — protein sequence MTQSADQLRTILDSRHAEDNLHVTIFLALICAMGTPGNFLTVLVSARRREKSSATIFVLTLAVIDLAVCGVVVPLKLYELNHGTYSGPAWCRLNPYLTAASLLSAGFVLLAAAVDRYRAVCRPVQHFSLR from the exons ATGACGCAGTCTGCTG ACCAACTGAGAACAATCTTAGACTCACGGCATGCAGAAGACAACCTCCATGTCACGATCTTCCTCGCTCTTATTTGTGCGATGGGCACGCCGGGTAATTTCCTGACCGTCCTGGTCAGCGCGAGACGAAGGGAGAAGTCCTcggccaccatctttgttctgACCTTGGCCGTGATTGACCTTGCGGTTTGTGGTGTCGTGGTGCCCTTGAAGCTTTACGAACTGAACCACGGGACATACTCGGGACCGGCGTGGTGCCGGCTCAACCCTTACCTCACGGCGGCAAGCCTTCTCAGCGCCGGCTTCGTGCTGCTGGCTGCGGCCGTGGACCGGTACAGGGCCGTCTGTCGGCCTGTGCAACACTTCTCACTCAGGTAA
- the LOC118417392 gene encoding neuromedin-K receptor-like, translating to MNMDMDLNMDLNMNMDMDLNMNMNTSWTENGSVGPTSWTGNGSVGPTAAACISFGQDVVNEFVDSSFAKDKHHVIVFLGVVCALGTTGNLLVILVNTRRKDKSSAAIFVLTLAAVDLFICALKIPLKIVEMQHVTYTSTVWCKSSPYFTLASLLSSVFLLTAIAVDRYRAVARPVKYRVANLTAIAVDRYRAVARPVKYRVANLTAIAVDRYRAVAKPVKYRVASLTAIAVDRYRAVARPVKYRVAKNRSVPLLCVLTVLAGFLLSIPAVLLQDEVPGIRVGPACETVSFCSSVGGVTNGRVYFGVTAAVFFASVLAMTVLYALVSPRSIP from the exons ATGAACATGGACATGGACCTGAACATGGACCTGAACATGAACATGGACATGGACctgaacatgaacatgaacacGAGCTGGACGGAGAACGGTTCTGTCGGCCCCACGAGTTGGACAGGGAACGGTTCTGTTGGCCCGACGGCCGCTGCATGCATCTCCTTCGGACAGGATGTGGTCAATGAGTTCGTGGATTCGTCCTTCGCGAAG GACAAACATCACGTGATCGTGTTCCTGGGCGTGGTGTGCGCGCTAGGCACCACGGGAAACCTGCTGGTCATCCTGGTGAATACCCGGCGGAAGGACAAGtcctcggccgccatctttgttctgaCCTTGGCCGCGGTTGACCTCTTCATCTGTGCCCTCAAGATTCCCCTGAAGATTGTGGAGATGCAACACGTGACCTACACCAGCACGGTGTGGTGTAAG TCGAGCCCGTACTTCACGCTGGCCAGCCTGCTGAGCTCCGTGTTCCTGCTCACCGCCATCGCAGTGGACCGGTACCGGGCCGTGGCGAGACCCGTCAAGTACCGCGTAGCCAA CCTGACCGCCATCGCTGTGGACCGGTACCGCGCCGTGGCCAGACCCGTCAAGTACAGGGTAGCCAA CCTGACCGCCATCGCTGTGGACCGGTACCGGGCCGTGGCGAAACCCGTCAAGTACAGGGTAGCCAG CCTGACCGCCATCGCTGTGGACCGGTACCGGGCCGTGGCGAGACCCGTCAAGTACAGGGTAGCCAA GAACAGGAGCGTGCCCTTGCTGTGTGTGCTGACGGTGCTGGCGGGCTTCCTGCTGTCCATCCCCGCGGTGCTGCTGCAGGACGAGGTTCCGGGAATCCGCGTGGGTCCGGCGTGCGAGACCGTCAGCTTCTGCAGCAGCGTGGGCGGCGTCACCAACGGACGGGTCTACTTCGGCGTCACCGCCGCCGTCTTCTTCGCCTCCGTGCTGGCCATGACCGTGCTCTACGCGCTGGTGAGTCCACGGAGCATCCCCTGA
- the LOC118418416 gene encoding muscarinic acetylcholine receptor DM1-like: protein MSRMYYGVTAAIFVSAVVVMGVLYALVYKYVRDLVQPGASHIPLGALSSNQRSSLSSNQRSSFSSNQPSSLSSNQRSSFSSNQPSSLSSNQRSSFSSNQRPAFSSLKLKRSRVASLSDVMEESPNRDDSGRPAEFSAEGGAALSRLEEYPQHGRDGGSAVELSAGDHAALSRLAARRLTLQLNLPARRPSLPPSAVQHHYRVAKLFLLVTSVFAVSWVPYWGVSLHGLLVDPAPPVLRGGTVATRAAEFFRQLHFASNAANPVIYAFCHGTFRDRVVRMLTCRRQGN from the exons ATGTCCCGGATGTACTACGGTGTgacggccgccatctttgtttccGCGGTGGTGGTCATGGGAGTCCTGTACGCGCTG GTGTACAAGTACGTCAGGGATCTGGTCCAACCTGGTGCGTCCCACATCCCGCTGGGCGCGCTCTCCTCCAATCAGCGCTCGTCGCTCTCCTCCAATCAGCGCTCGTCGTTCTCCTCCAATCAGCCCTCGTCGCTCTCCTCCAATCAGCGCTCGTCGTTCTCCTCCAATCAGCCCTCGTCGCTCTCCTCCAATCAGCGCTCGTCGTTCTCCTCCAATCAGCGCCCGGCGTTCTCCTCCCTGAAGCTGAAGAGGTCGCGAGTCGCTTCTCTGAGTGACGTCATGGAGGAGTCACCGAATCGGGACGACAGCGGGAGACCAGCGGAGTTCTCTGCGGAGGGAGGAGCGGCACTGTCCCGCCTTGAGGAGTACCCGCAACACGGCAGAGACGGCGGGAGCGCAGTGGAGCTCTCTGCGGGGGATCACGCGGCGCTGTCCCGCCTGGCCGCCCGCCGGCTCACCCTGCAGCTGAACCTGCCCGCCCGGCGGCCCTCCCTCCCGCCCTCCGCCGTCCAGCATCACTACCGCGTCGCCAAGCTCTTCCTGCTGGTCACGTCGGTGTTCGCGGTGTCCTGGGTACCGTACTGGGGCGTCAGCCTGCACGGGCTGCTGGTGGACCCGGCCCCGCCCGTTCTGCGGGGCGGCACGGTGGCGACCCGAGCCGCGGAGTTCTTCCGGCAGCTGCACTTCGCGAGTAACGCCGCCAACCCCGTCATCTACGCCTTCTGCCACGGGACATTCCGCGATAGGGTCGTGCGCATGCTCACGTGTAGGCGGCAGGGGAACTGA
- the LOC118417388 gene encoding probable G-protein coupled receptor No18, whose amino-acid sequence MGLLHKLIGKYHKDKPNGRGRSSLRSLRQITRHPDHCWTKAPPSQSDPASTRSPPSDTNSACPRSPPSHAESAWTRSPQSHADPASPRSPPSHADPDSPRSPPSHPARWLKKTRLSTVQRQYRVAKLLLLVTSVFILSWLPYWVISLYDIDRPSWLLSQPEPVQRTVVFFSNFYFINNAANPIIYTFVQKDFRDRLAKLFKCGRT is encoded by the exons ATGGGCCTGCTCCACAAACT AATCGGGAAATATCACAAAGACAAGCCCAATGGGAGGGGAAGGAGCAGTCTCAGGTCTCTCCGCCAAATCACCCGTCATCCCGACCACTGCTGGACAAAGGCGCCGCCCTCCCAATCAGACCCTGCCAGCACAAGGTCACCTCCTTCCGACACCAACTCTGCCTGCCCAaggtcacccccctcccacgccGAATCTGCCTGGACAAGGTCGCCCCAGTCCCACGCGGACCCTGCCTCCCcaaggtcgcccccctcccacgcgGACCCTGACTCCCcaaggtcgcccccctcccaccccgccCGCTGGCTGAAGAAGACCCGCCTGTCCACCGTGCAGCGGCAGTACCGGGTGGCCAAACTGCTGCTGCTGGTGACGTCAGTGTTCATCCTGTCATGGCTGCCGTACTGGGTCATCAGTCTGTACGACATCGACAGGCCGAGCTGGCTGCTGTCCCAGCCCGAGCCCGTCCAGAGGACTGTCGTCTTCTTCTCCAACTTCTACTTCATCAACAACGCCGCCAACCCCATCATCTACACCTTCGTGCAGAAGGACTTCAGGGACAGGCTGGCTAAACTCTTCAAATGTGGTCGGACCTAG
- the LOC118417395 gene encoding probable G-protein coupled receptor No18, producing MSGELRSLVPVPPNTSVLPCPLDGTGPVAELDRQIAHQQLPVIVLLLLVCILGTVGNLLVILVSIHRRRKSSATVFILALAGVDLFISAVTIPMRVFSYFHYSFSAPGWCELESCLTVGSLVSSLLLLIAIAEDRLRAVRRPTHFYMAGNRRAVHVSVAVLIAGFVLSLPYLMTAHEGAFLLPERNCTVTACFGITTNNHAWFLVSFILITIPFFSSGFIIVVIYAMVYKRVYDSRAAAMAMGRVHASLQTETLQLQGRLQRENTESLQLQGRLQPENTESLQLQGRLHRGNSEALQQETGCGSDAFPEPVTTRPAQHVVLQREETGVPRESITSRPAQRVVLQHHFRLAKMLLLVTAVFLVTWLSHVILTIYVMTTSSDAYHKLSDVELRVSDFFQHLYFLNSALNPIIYTIAYKSFRQRLLALFGRMTPKRNIYRVNEDNFLG from the exons ATGAGCGGGGAACTGCGCAGCCTCGTCCCGGTCCCACCTAACACGTCTGTCCTGCCCTGTCCCCTGGACGGCACCGGGCCGGTAGCGGAGCTGGACAG GCAGATCGCCCATCAGCAGCTGCCCGTCATCGTTCTCCTCCTGCTCGTCTGCATCCTCGGGACCGTCGGCAACCTGCTGGTCATCCTCGTCAGCATCCACCGCAGGAGGAAGTCCTCCGCAACCGTCTTCATCCTGGCGCTGGCCGGCGTGGACCTCTTCATCAGCGCGGTCACCATCCCCATGAGGGTCTTCTCCTACTTCCACTACAGCTTCAGCGCGCCCggatg GTGCGAGCTGGAGTCGTGCCTGACCGTGGGCAGCCTGGTCAGCTCGCTGCTGCTGCTCATCGCCATCGCTGAGGACCGGCTTCGCGCCGTGAGGCGGCCAACACACTTCTACATGGCtgg AAACAGGCGCGCGGTGCACGTGAGCGTGGCCGTGCTGATCGCGGGGTTCGTGCTGTCCCTGCCGTACCTGATGACGGCGCACGAGGGCGCTTTCCTGCTGCCGGAGCGGAACTGCACCGTGACGGCGTGCTTCGGCATCACCACCAACAACCACGCCTGGTTCCTCGTCTCCTTCATCCTCATCACCATCCCCTTCTTCTCATCCGGCTTCATCATTGTAGTCATCTACGCCATG GTCTACAAGCGCGTGTACGACTCCCGCGCCGCTGCCATGGCGATGGGGCGGGTGCACGCGTCTCTGCAAACGGAAACCCTGCAGCTGCAGGGGAGGCTGCAGCGGGAGAACACGGAAAGTCTGCAGCTGCAGGGGAGGCTGCAGCCGGAGAACACGGAAAGTCTGCAGCTGCAGGGGAGGCTGCATCGAGGCAATTCGGAAGCCCTACAGCAGGAGACCGGTTGTGGCTCTGATGCATTCCCGGAGCCTGTGACCACTCGGCCCGCCCAACACGTGGTCCTGCAGCGGGAGGAGACCGGTGTGCCCCGGGAGTCAATAACTTCCCGGCCTGCCCAGCGCGTCGTCCTTCAGCACCACTTCAGGCTGGCCAAGATGCTGCTTCTGGTCACGGCAGTGTTCCTGGTCACGTGGCTATCACACGTCATCCTTACCATCTACGTCATGACGACGTCATCAGATGCGTACCACAAACTGAGTGACGTAGAGTTGCGCGTGTCGGACTTCTTCCAGCACCTGTACTTCCTGAACAGCGCGCTGAACCCCATCATCTACACCATCGCCTACAAGAGCTTCCGGCAAAGGCTGCTGGCTCTGTTTGGGCGGATGACACCCAAGCGCAATATTTATAGGGTAAATGAAGATAACTTTTTGGGGTAG